In Lycium ferocissimum isolate CSIRO_LF1 chromosome 11, AGI_CSIRO_Lferr_CH_V1, whole genome shotgun sequence, a single genomic region encodes these proteins:
- the LOC132035922 gene encoding probable polyamine oxidase 4: MEIKADDSGSNSLFDGSLPPRLGRPSGLSPSVIVIGGGISGVAAARFLQNASFKVLLLESRDRLGGRIHTDNSFGCPVDMGASWLHGVCNENPLAPLIRRLGLTLYRTSGDDSVLYDHDLESCMLFDMDGHQVPQNTVAEVGDVFKKILNETEKVRNENINDISVLQAISIVLDRHPELRQEGISHEVLQWYICRMEAWFAADADTISLKTWDQEQVLTGGHGLMVQGYYPVIEALSKDIDIRLNHRVKRITNGYNKVMVTVEDGKNFVADAAIITVPVGVLKANLIEFKPKLPEWKLSAIADLGVGNENKIALRFDNVFWPNVELLGIVAPTSHACGYFLNLHKATGHQVLVYMAAGRLAYDVEKLSDRGAAYFAMRQLKKMFPDAPEPVQYLVSRWGTDPDSLGCYSYDLVGKPMDVYDRLRAPLGNLFFGGEAVCMDDHQGSVHGAYSAGIIAAEDCSRHLIKRLGSLEIAQLVSSREEILKSIVPLQISRM; this comes from the exons ATGGAAATTAAAGCGGATGATTCTGGCTCAAATTCTTTGTTCGACG GGTCTTTACCACCCCGCTTAGGGAGGCCAAGCGGCTTATCTCCATCAGTCATTGTAATTGGTGGAGGTATCTCAGGGGTAGCTGCTGCACGTTTCCTTCAGAATGCTTCTTTTAAG GTGCTCTTGCTGGAGTCACGGGATAGACTCGGTGGTCGCATACACACTGACAACTCGTTTGGTTGTCCAGTTGATATGGGAGCTTCATG GCTCCATGGCGTGTGCAATGAAAATCCTTTGGCTCCATTGATACGGCGGTTGGGGCTCACTTTGTATCGAACAAGTGGTGATGACTCAGTGCTGTATGACCATGATTTGGAAAG cTGCATGCTGTTTGACATGGATGGTCATCAAGTTCCTCAAAACACAGTTGCTGAAGTAGGAGATGTATTCAAGAAAATCCTCAATGAG ACTGAGAAAGTGAGAAATGAGAATATCAATGACATATCGGTTCTTCAAGCAATATCTATTGTATTAGACAGGCATCCTGAGCTGAG GCAAGAAGGAATCTCTCATGAAGTACTGCAGTGGTACATATGCAGAATGGAGGCGTGGTTTGCTGCCGATGCAGACACGATCTCTCTTAAAACCTGGGATCAG GAGCAAGTTCTTACGGGTGGTCATGGACTAATGGTGCAGGGTTATTACCCGGTGATAGAGGCATTGTCAAAAGATATTGATATTCGTTTGAATCATAG GGTGAAGAGGATTACGAATGGGTACAACAAGGTGATGGTTACAGTTGAGGATGGGAAGAATTTTGTTGCGGATGCTGCTATAATAACTGTGCCTGTTGGGGTCCTGAAAGCCAACTTAATTGAGTTCAAACCGAAATTGCCAGAATGGAAGCTTTCTGCAATAGCTGATCTTGGTGTGGGCAACGAGAACAAGATAGCATTACGTTTTGATAATGTGTTTTGGCCAAATGTCGAATTGTTAGGCATTGTTGCCCCTACCTCTCATGCTTGTGGGTATTTTCTTAATCTCCACAAAGCAACAGGGCATCAAGTCCTTGTCTATATGGCTGCTGGAAGACTTGCTTATGACGTCGAGAAATTATCAGACAGAGGTGCCGCTTATTTTGCTATGCGGCAGCTGAAGAAAATGTTTCCTGATGCACCTGAACCT GTTCAGTATCTTGTATCACGCTGGGGAACAGATCCCGACTCACTAGGATGTTATTCATATGATCTGGTTGGGAAGCCAATGGACGTATATGATAGGCTTCGGGCACCGTTAGGTAATCTATTCTTTGGAGGCGAAGCCGTCTGTATGGATGACCATCAAGGGTCCGTGCATGGTGCCTATTCAGCTGGAATCATAGCTGCTGAAGATTGCTCCCGGCATCTCATTAAGAGACTTGGAAGTCTTGAAATAGCTCAGCTTGTTTCCTCCAGGGAAGAAATTCTCAAATCCATTGTTCCCCTCCAGATTTCCAGGATGTGA